GGCCGGGAACCGGAAAAACCACTACTGTGGCAAAACTGCTTGCGGCACTGGTACAGATGGTGGACAGCGGCAAATGCCGCATTTGTCTGGCCGCGCCGACCGGCAAAGCTGCCGCGCGGTTGACCGAATCGCTGGGCAATGCGCTGCGTCAGCTGGATCTGACGGAACAACAGAAAGCGATGCTGCCGGACGAAGCCAGCACGCTACACCGTCTGCTTGGCGCGCAGCCGGGCAGCCAGCGCCTGCGGCATCATGCCGATAACCCGCTGCATCTTGATGTGCTGGTGGTCGATGAAGCCTCAATGATCGATTTACCAATGATGTCGCGCCTGATCGATGCGCTGCCGCCGCAGGCCCGGGTGATCTTTCTTGGCGATCGCGATCAGCTGGCCTCGGTAGAGGCCGGTGCGGTGTTGGGTGATATCTGTGCGTGGGTGAATGCTGGCTATACCCCGGAGCGCGCGGCGCAGCTCTCGCGTTTAACCGGCTCAACGGTTCCTGCCGGAGAAGGGCACTGCGCCAGCACGCTGCGTGACAGCCTGTGTTTGCTGCAAAAAAGCTATCGTTTTGGCAGTGATTCCGGCATTGGCCAACTGGCGGCAGCGGTCAACCGGGGCGATAAAAATGCCACCAGAGCAGTGTTCAGTCAGGGCTTTGGCGATATCGAGTGCAAACCGCTGCAGAGCGCAGAAGAGTATCAGGCGATGATCGACGACGCACTCGCTGGCTATGGCCATTATCTGTCGCGGGTGCATGACAACGCCGCGCCGGAGGAGATTATCGCGGCGTTTAGCGAATACCAGTTGCTGTGCGCATTACGCGAGGGGCCGTTTGGGGTGAGCGGGCTGAATGAGCGTCTGGAACTGGCGCTGCTGCGTAAACGGCAGATTTCACGCCCGGCGCATTCGCGCTGGTATCACGGTCGTCCGATCATGATCTCTCGTAATGATTCGGCGCTGGGCTTATTTAACGGCGATATCGGTATTGCGCTGGAGCAGGGACAGGGGATCCGCGTTTGGTTCCCGCTGCCGGATGGCAGCATCAAATCTGTACAGCCCAGCCGCCTGCCGGAGCATGAAACGGCGTGGGCCATGACCGTGCATAAATCGCAGGGTTCGGAGTTCGATCATACGGCGCTGATCCTGCCGGGGCAGTTTGTACCGGTAGTCACGCGTGAGTTGGTTTATACCGCCATCACCCGTGCACGCAGGCGGCTGTCGCTCTATGCGGACGAGCGCATTCTGGCGCAGGCCATTGCCACCCGCACCGAGCGGCGCAGCGGGCTGGATGCGTTTTTCAGCGAAGCAGAGTAACGCCCCCGCAGCGCGCGGGGGCAAGCTTTCAGGTAAGGTCGGCCATCAGCACTTTGGAACGGCGCTGATAGTTGTACATCTGCTTTTTGGTCTCCGGCAGCGAATCAATATCCACCGGGGTAAAGCCGCGTTCCTGGAACCAGTGAATGCTGCGCGTGGTCAGCACAAACAGTTTGCTCAGACCCATCTGCCTTGCTTGCGCGGCAATACGCTCCAGCAGAACTTCACCGCGCGATGAGCTGCGATAGTCCGGGTGTACCGCCACGCAGGCCATCTCGCCGATTTTCTCTTCCGGGAAGGGATAAAGCGCTGCACAGGCGATGGTCAGATTATCGCGTTCGATAATGGTGAATTTGTCGATCTCCATCTCCAGCTGCTCGCGGGAGCGGCGCACCAGAATGCCCTGTTGTTCAAGCGGGCGGATAAGTTCGAGAATGCCGCCAATGTCGTTGATGGTGGCGCGACGGATCTGCTCGGCGCTCTCCATCACAATCTGCGTACCGATACCGTCGCGGGAGAACAGCTCCTGCAACAGCGCGCCGTCTTCCTGATAGCTGATCAAGTGGCTGCGCCGCACGCCGCTGCGACAGGCTTTGACCGCGCCACGCAGGAAACGCACCGTGCCGGAGTGGTAATCTCCTTTTGCTTCCAGCGCTTCGACGCGTGCCTGCGCTTCGTTCGGGAACAGCTCGGAAACAATATCGCCCTCGTCGTTCATGACCCCTTGCGACGAGCAAAAACCGATCATTTTTTCGGCTTTCAGCTTGATGGCAAGCTGGGTGGCGATCTCTTCGGAAGTGAGGTTAAAACTTTCGCCAGTGACCGACACCGCGACCGGCCCCATCAGCACAATCGCACCGCTGTCGAGCTGGCGATGGATCGCTTCTTCATCAATACGGCGAATACGTCCGCTGTGGCAATAATCCACGCCGTCATCGACGCCCAGAGGCTGTGAAATAATAAAGTTGCCGCTAACCACGTTAATGTGCGCGCCCTGCAATGGCGTATTGTTGAGGCTCATCGACAGCCGCGCCGTGATGTCGAGCTGCAACAGGCCTGCCGCTTGCTTAACCAGTTCAAGGGTTTTTGCATCGGTCACGCGGGTGTGTTTGTGGTAAATCGGTTCATGATGATGTTCGGCAAGGTTGGCGTCGATTTGCGGACGCGCGCCATACACCACCACCAGCCGGATGCCGAGGCTGTGTAACAGGCCGATATCATTGACAATACTGGAAAAATTCTCGTGCTCAATGGCTTCGCCGCCGAGCATAATGACAAATGTCTTTCCCCGATGGGCATTAATATAGGGAACAGAATGGCGGAATCCTTGTACCAGTTCGGTTCTGCGCTCTCTTACCACGGCCTGTCCTCAATGCATGTTTATTCGTAAATTGTGTATTTTTATTCTTTTCTGCCGCCCGGTGCAAGTGCAAATTTTGTCGTCATTCAATAAAGTTGCCCCGGTAAAGCCATTGAGCAGACATATGTTTACCCTTTAATAGATGACAGTTTATGCATCATTCGTTAAAGTTTTCGGTCAATTCTGACGAATAGCATTATTTAGCGAAAAATGGCTCGGGAGAAGCATGTCGGGAAGTCAATCATCGGTGAGCCGCCGCAGGTTATTAAAAGGGGCGGGGGCCATGTGGTTATTAAGCGTAAGCCAGATTGGCCTGGCAGCGGTAAGCCAGGTGGTGGCGGTACGCGTCTGGCCGGCATCTACCTATACGCGCGTGACGGTGGAATCTAACCAGGTCATCAAATATAAGCAGTTCACGTTGAGTAACCCTGATCGGCTGGTGGTGGATCTCGAAGGCGTGCACCTTAACTCCGTGCTGAAAGGCATGGGGATGCAGATTCGTAGCGACGATCCCTTTATCAAATCTGCGCGCGTTGGTCAGTTTGATCCCTGGACTGTGCGTATGGTGTTTGAGCTGAAACAGGATGTTGCGCCGCAACTGTTCGCGCTGGCGCCAGTCGCCGGTTTCAAAGAGCGGCTGGTGATGGATCTCTATCCGGTGAATGCAAAAGATGTGCAGGATCCGCTGTTGGCGCTGCTGGAAGAGTACAACAAAGGCGATCTTGAACAGCAGATGCCGAAGCAGGATAGCGGCCCGCAGCCGGGAAAAGCGGGGCGCGATCGGCCGATCGTTATTATGCTGGATCCCGGTCATGGCGGCGAAGATCCCGGGGCGACGGGGAAATACCGTACTCGCGAGAAAGACGTGGTACTGCAAATCGCCCGCCGTCTGTATGCGCTGATCGAGAAAGAAGGCAATATGAAGGCCTACATGACGCGTAACGAGGATGTCTTTATCCCGCTGAAAGTGCGTGTTGCCAAGGCACAAAAACAGCGTGCGGACCTGTTTGTGTCGATTCACGCCGACGCTTTCACCAGCCGTCAGCCGAGCGGTTCTTCGGTATTTGCTCTTTCGACCAAAGGGGCGACCAGTACGGCGGCGAAGTATCTGGCGGAGACGCAGAACGCTTCCGACCTTATTGGCGGCGTCAGTAAAAGCGGCGACCGTTATCTCGATCACACCATGTTCGATATGGTGCAGTCGCTGACCATCAATGACAGCCTGAAGTTCGGCAAAGCCGTGCTCAACAAACTCGGTAACGTTAACAATCTGCATAAAAATCAGGTGGAACAGGCCGGTTTTGCGGTGTTGAAGGCACCGGATATCCCGTCGATTCTGGTCGAGACCGCGTTTATCAGTAATGTGGAAGAGGAACGTAAGCTGAAGACGGCCAAATTCCAGCAGGAAGTGGCGGAGTCGATTCTGGCGGGGATTAAAGCCTACTTCGCGGATGGCGCGACGCTGGCGAGAAGGGGATAACAGAATGGCGCTGAAAGGCGCCATTTTTTTACGGACCGCAGAAACAAAAAAACACCCGTTAAGGTGCTTATTGTGTTGGTTGCGGGGGCCGGATTTGAACCGACGACCTTCGGGTTATGAGCCCGACGAGCTACCAGGCTGCTCCACCCCGCGTCCGTCTGTTTACACTTCCATCATGTAAACTTTTTTCTTCACATTTTAATTGGTTGCGGGGGCCGGATTTGAACCGACGACCTTCGGGTTATGAGCCCGACGAGCTACCAGGCTGCTCCACCCCGCGTCCGTGGATGCGCACTATACTCTGCAAACTTATTGATGCAACCTTTTTTTTGACTAATTCGACGAATTGCCGAGATTATGTGTAAAAACAATACAATTAGCTTATTTTTTATGCAAAATTGGCGATGGGTTGTGCTGACGCATTTCTTTAGTGAATAGGGTTTGTTATCTTCACCCCGCTGCAGGTTAATCAGAAGACGAGATATAATGAAAGGACGTTGGGCTAAGTTCGTACTCACAGGCGCCATGGTCGCAATCCTTGCCGCTTGTTCCTCCAAACCGACCGATCGCGGTCAACAGTATAAAGACGGAAAGTTTTCCCAGCCTTTTTCCCTGGTCAATCAACCTGACGCCGTCGGTGCGCCAATCAACGCCGGAGACTTCTCCGAGCAGGTTAATCAAATTCGTTCCGCTTCTCCGCGCCTCTATAGCAGTCAGAGCGGCCTTTACAATGCGATTCAGTCCTGGCTGATGTCGGGTGGCGATACGCGCACTCTGCGGCAGTACGGCCTTGATGCGTGGCAGATGGAAGGAACGGATAACTACGGAAACGTGCAATTTACCGGCTACTACACGCCGGTAGTGCAGGCGCGGCATACGCGCCAGGGTGAGTTCCAGTACCCCATTTATCGCATGCCGCCCAAACGCGGCCGCTTGCCAACGCGCGCGGAAATCTATGCTGGCGCGCTCAGCGACAACTATGTGCTGGCGTACAGCAACTCGCTGATGGACAACTTTATTATGGATGTGCAGGGCAGTGGCTATATCGATTTTGGCGATGGCAGCCCGCTTAACTTCTTCAGTTACGCCGGAAAAAATGGCCATGCTTACCGTAGTATCGGCAAAGTGCTGATCGATCGCGGCGAAGTGAAGAAAGAAGATATGTCGATGCAGGCCATCCGCGAATGGGGTGAAAAACACAGTGAGGCGGAAGTCCGTGCGCTGCTGGAAGAGAATGCATCGTTTGTCTTCTTTAAACCGCAATCCTGGGCGCCGGTGAAAGGTGCCAGCGCGGTGCCGCTGATTGGACGCGCTTCTGTCGCTTCCGATCGCAGCATTATTCCACCGGGCACCACGCTGCTGGCGGAAGTGCCGCAACTCGACAATAAAGGCAAATTTAACGGTCAATATGAGCTACGTCTGATGGTAGCGCTGGATGTTGGCGGTGCCATCAAAGGCCAGCACTTCGATATTTATCAGGGCATTGGCCCGGATGCTGGTCACCGCGCAGGCTGGTATAACCACTATGGCAGGGTCTGGGTGCTGAAAAACGCCCCTGGCACGGGTACCAGCGGCGGCGTGTTCAGCGGCTGAGTGTGATACACTCTGCAACCCTCTTTCGCCTGCGGAAGAGGGTTTTCTGTTTTCTTTGAGGTCTGTTTTATGTCAGCAGTAATCAGCGATGCCTGGCGTCAGCGTTTTGGCGGCACGGCGCGTTTATATGGCGAAAAAGCGTTGCAGTGGTTTGCCGATGCGCATATCTGCGTGGTCGGCATCGGCGGCGTGGGTTCCTGGGCGGCTGAAGCGCTGGCGCGAACGGGCATCGGCGCGATCACGCTGATCGATATGGACGACGTTTGTGTCACCAACACCAACCGGCAAATCCACGCCCTGCGCGATAATGTTGGCCTGGCGAAAGCCGAGGTGATGGCGGATCGTATTCGCCAGATCAACCCGGAGTGCCGGGTGACGGTGGTGGATGACTTTGTGACGGCCGACAACGTTGCGCAACTGATGAGCCAGGGCTACAGCTATGTGATCGATGCGATCGACAGCGTACGCCCGAAAGCAGCGCTCATCGCATATTGCCGTCGCAATAAGATCCCGCTGGTGACCACGGGCGGTGCCGGAGGGCAGATCGATCCGACGCAGATCCAGGTCAGCGATCTGGCGAAAACCATTCAGGATCCGCTGGCGGCAAAATTGCGCGAGCGCTTGAAAAGTGATTTTGGCGTAGTGAAGAACAGCAAAGGGAAGCTCGGCGTCGACTGCGTATTCTCCACCGAAGCGCTGGTTTACCCGCAGGCGGACGGTTCAGTTTGTGCGATGAAAAGCACGGCGGAGGGGCCGAAACGTATGGATTGCGCAGCCGGTTTTGGTGCTGCAACAATGGTGACCGCAACCTTTGGTTTTATCGCGGTCTCCCATGCGCTGAAAAAACTGATGGCAAAAGCGGCCCGTCAGGCCAGCGCCTGACGGGCCGCATCCTGCACGGCGGCGGCCAGCGCCGCCAGCCCCTGGCTACGCGACGCGCTCAACTGGGCGCGTAACCCCAGTTCATCGAACAGCGCCAGCGGATCGTGCTGAATGAGATCCTCCGGGCGCTTGCCTTCTACCGCCGTCAACAGTACGGCCAGCAGTCCGCGTACAATTCGCCCTTCGCTCTCGCCGAAGAAATGCATCGTTCCCCCCGCGCTCAGCGTTGAACCGAGCCAGACGCGATTTTCGCAGCCGGGAATTTCCCGCGCCTGCGCTTTCAGCGCTTCCGACGCGGCAGGCAGTTGTTTACCGAGCATGATCAACTGACGGTATTTATCTTCCCATTGGTTCAGTGCGCCAAATGTCTGGCGCAGCGTCTCTTCGGTAACGGTCGTGCCGAACGGGTGTCCGGCGAAAGTCGGGCTTGTCATTAATCCACCAATATTTCCAGAGCGCGATCCACTGCCTGCACCAGCGCGTCTACATCATGTTGTGTATTATAGGGTGCAAATGAGGCGCGCAGGGTGCCGCTGACGCCAAGTGCGGCCAGCAGCGGCTGGGCGCAGTGCTGACCGGCGCGCAGCGCAATACCGTAGCCTGCAAGCAGTGTCACCATATCGCCGTGGTGTACGCCGTCAAAATCGAAGGCCAGCAGGCTTGAGTCCTGGCAGCGAAAGGAGCGGAAACCCGGGCGCTTAGCCAGTTGATCTTCCGCCAGCGTCGCCAGCCCGCGGCTGTAGCTCTCCGCCTGGGCGATATCCAGCGTTTTCAGCCACTCCAGCGCCGCGCTGAGGCCAATCACGCCCGCCACGTTTGGCGTACCGGCTTCCAGCTTGTACGGCACTGGCTGAGTGGTGAAGCCATCAAATGTCACTTCGCTGATCATCTTGCCGCCGCCCAGCCACGGCGTCATCTCATCCAGCAATTCCGCTTTACCATACAGCGCGCCAATACCATTGGGCCCGTAGAGTTTATGGCCGGAAAATGCATAGAAATCGATATCCAGCCGCTGTACGTTGGCCGGGAAATGCACTACGCCCTGCGCACCATCGACCATCACCACCATGCCTGCCGCATGCGCCAGCGTAATCGCCTGTGCCAGATCCGGGCAACCGCCGGTGACGTTGGACATCTGCCCCAGCGCCAGAATGCGGCTGCGTGCGGTGATAAGCGACGGTAGTTGATTGATATCCGGCAGGTGATCGGCGCCGAGCGGCAGTTTCACCACCCGCGCGCCGGTTTGTTGCGCCACCATCAGCCACGGCACCAGGTTGGCGTGATGTTCCGCCTCGCTGACAATGATTTCATCGCCCACTTGCAGGCGCGGACGTGCGTAGCATTGCGCAACCATATTGATGGCTTCGGTGGTGCCGCGTGTCCAGACGATGTTTTTACCGGAAGGTGCATTGAGCAGCGCGGCGACCTGATCGCGCGCAGCTTCGTAGCGTGCGGTTAGCTGCTGCGCCTGGGCAAACTGGCTGCGGTGCACATTACCGGCACTGAGGCTGTAAAACTGTTGTGTGGCATCGATTACCGCCTGTGGTTTCAGGGCGGTGGCGGCGCTATCCAGATAGATGCCCGCGTCGGCCAGCGCCGGGAACTGCGCGCGAAATTGCGATGGGTTAAATGCGTTCATGCGATTCCTCGTATCAATAACGCGATCGTCGCGCAATTTTTCTGTCGGAGCAAGAACGTTGCGCTCCATCGGAATTGTCTGTTTGTCCTGGCAGGGAGATGTAAGCAGGTTATGCTAAATAGTGTTAGGTAAATGTTTAAGACTCTTCTACTAAGAGTGTTTCACAGCATTAATTGCCAGAAGGAGAAGAAGATGAAGAAGACTGCCGCAATTATTTCTGCATGTATGTTTACTTTTGCCCTGAGCGCCTGTTCCGGTCCGAATTACGCATTACATACCAATGATGGACGCACAATCGTTTCGGAAGGGAAACCGAAAACTGACGATCAGACCGGCCTGATTTCGTATAAAGACGCTAACGGCAACGAACAGCAGATCAACCGTACCGACGTGAAAGAGATGGTCGCGCTGGATAAGTAAGCGCTAAACGTTGGGTAAAAAAAAGCACCGCAATCTTGCGGTGCTACATTAATCACTATGGACAGACAGGGTAAATGTACAGGAAGTGAAAAAGGGGTAGCGTCGCTACCGTGGTCTGAATCGCAGACCAATTGCAAACACAACAACACAACATCACAACCGTAAGCCAAAAGCCCTTCAGAACACGCATTCCAAAAAAAGCTCTTCGTTCCGGCTCAGGAAGTGCCGCCACTATAGGTATTTGCTGGTATAAGCTCAACGGACAATTTATAATGGCTCAGATAAAAAAAACTAATAGGTTAATCACTGTTTCCTGTTTGTTAAATTGCCTTTACATCTAAGCCTGAAAACCATGTCCAAGCGATTACCACCACTGAATGCATTACGCGTTTTTGATGCCGCCGCACGCCATTTAAGTTTCACGCGCGCAGCAGATGAGCTTTTTGTGACGCAGGCCGCAGTAAGCCACCAAATCAAGTCTCTTGAGGATTTCCTCGGGCTCAAACTCTTTCGCCGACGCAACCGTTCGCTGCTGCTGACCGAAGAAGGCCAGAGCTATTTTCAGGATATTAAAGAGATATTTTCCCAACTGACGGAAGCCACCCGTAAGTTGCAGGCGCGCAGTGCGAAAGGCGCGCTCACCGTCAGTTTGCTCCCCAGTTTTGCCATCCAGTGGATGGTGCCAAGGCTCTCCGACTTTAACTCAACTTATCCGGGAATTGACGTTCGTATCCAGGCCGTTGACCGTCAGGAAGATAAACTGGCGGACGATGTCGACGTGGCGATTTTTTACGGGCGCGGTAACTGGCCGGGAATGCGCGTCGAAAAATTGTACGCCGAATATTTGCTGCCGGTCTGCTCGCCGCTACTGTTGACGGGCGATAAAGCGCTGAAAACGCCGCAAGATTTAGCGCACCACACTTTATTGCACGACGCATCGCGTCGCGACTGGCAAACTTATACGC
The Kosakonia oryzae genome window above contains:
- the recD gene encoding exodeoxyribonuclease V subunit alpha, with the translated sequence MSMTTRLREAAELKLLRPLDVQFALTVATEEEPAVMLAAALLSHDAGEGHVCLPLSRLTPEAYASAGTIFSQLFEQAGNPEDWRQILLASHVVSDGETPAPLVLRGDRLYLNRMWQNERQVAAFFAERQSQPDVDEARLAQVLETFFPTTGEVNWQKVAAAVALTRRISVISGGPGTGKTTTVAKLLAALVQMVDSGKCRICLAAPTGKAAARLTESLGNALRQLDLTEQQKAMLPDEASTLHRLLGAQPGSQRLRHHADNPLHLDVLVVDEASMIDLPMMSRLIDALPPQARVIFLGDRDQLASVEAGAVLGDICAWVNAGYTPERAAQLSRLTGSTVPAGEGHCASTLRDSLCLLQKSYRFGSDSGIGQLAAAVNRGDKNATRAVFSQGFGDIECKPLQSAEEYQAMIDDALAGYGHYLSRVHDNAAPEEIIAAFSEYQLLCALREGPFGVSGLNERLELALLRKRQISRPAHSRWYHGRPIMISRNDSALGLFNGDIGIALEQGQGIRVWFPLPDGSIKSVQPSRLPEHETAWAMTVHKSQGSEFDHTALILPGQFVPVVTRELVYTAITRARRRLSLYADERILAQAIATRTERRSGLDAFFSEAE
- the argA gene encoding amino-acid N-acetyltransferase yields the protein MVRERRTELVQGFRHSVPYINAHRGKTFVIMLGGEAIEHENFSSIVNDIGLLHSLGIRLVVVYGARPQIDANLAEHHHEPIYHKHTRVTDAKTLELVKQAAGLLQLDITARLSMSLNNTPLQGAHINVVSGNFIISQPLGVDDGVDYCHSGRIRRIDEEAIHRQLDSGAIVLMGPVAVSVTGESFNLTSEEIATQLAIKLKAEKMIGFCSSQGVMNDEGDIVSELFPNEAQARVEALEAKGDYHSGTVRFLRGAVKACRSGVRRSHLISYQEDGALLQELFSRDGIGTQIVMESAEQIRRATINDIGGILELIRPLEQQGILVRRSREQLEMEIDKFTIIERDNLTIACAALYPFPEEKIGEMACVAVHPDYRSSSRGEVLLERIAAQARQMGLSKLFVLTTRSIHWFQERGFTPVDIDSLPETKKQMYNYQRRSKVLMADLT
- the amiC gene encoding N-acetylmuramoyl-L-alanine amidase AmiC, coding for MSGSQSSVSRRRLLKGAGAMWLLSVSQIGLAAVSQVVAVRVWPASTYTRVTVESNQVIKYKQFTLSNPDRLVVDLEGVHLNSVLKGMGMQIRSDDPFIKSARVGQFDPWTVRMVFELKQDVAPQLFALAPVAGFKERLVMDLYPVNAKDVQDPLLALLEEYNKGDLEQQMPKQDSGPQPGKAGRDRPIVIMLDPGHGGEDPGATGKYRTREKDVVLQIARRLYALIEKEGNMKAYMTRNEDVFIPLKVRVAKAQKQRADLFVSIHADAFTSRQPSGSSVFALSTKGATSTAAKYLAETQNASDLIGGVSKSGDRYLDHTMFDMVQSLTINDSLKFGKAVLNKLGNVNNLHKNQVEQAGFAVLKAPDIPSILVETAFISNVEEERKLKTAKFQQEVAESILAGIKAYFADGATLARRG
- the mltA gene encoding murein transglycosylase A, producing the protein MKGRWAKFVLTGAMVAILAACSSKPTDRGQQYKDGKFSQPFSLVNQPDAVGAPINAGDFSEQVNQIRSASPRLYSSQSGLYNAIQSWLMSGGDTRTLRQYGLDAWQMEGTDNYGNVQFTGYYTPVVQARHTRQGEFQYPIYRMPPKRGRLPTRAEIYAGALSDNYVLAYSNSLMDNFIMDVQGSGYIDFGDGSPLNFFSYAGKNGHAYRSIGKVLIDRGEVKKEDMSMQAIREWGEKHSEAEVRALLEENASFVFFKPQSWAPVKGASAVPLIGRASVASDRSIIPPGTTLLAEVPQLDNKGKFNGQYELRLMVALDVGGAIKGQHFDIYQGIGPDAGHRAGWYNHYGRVWVLKNAPGTGTSGGVFSG
- the tcdA gene encoding tRNA cyclic N6-threonylcarbamoyladenosine(37) synthase TcdA; amino-acid sequence: MSAVISDAWRQRFGGTARLYGEKALQWFADAHICVVGIGGVGSWAAEALARTGIGAITLIDMDDVCVTNTNRQIHALRDNVGLAKAEVMADRIRQINPECRVTVVDDFVTADNVAQLMSQGYSYVIDAIDSVRPKAALIAYCRRNKIPLVTTGGAGGQIDPTQIQVSDLAKTIQDPLAAKLRERLKSDFGVVKNSKGKLGVDCVFSTEALVYPQADGSVCAMKSTAEGPKRMDCAAGFGAATMVTATFGFIAVSHALKKLMAKAARQASA
- the csdE gene encoding cysteine desulfurase sulfur acceptor subunit CsdE, which produces MTSPTFAGHPFGTTVTEETLRQTFGALNQWEDKYRQLIMLGKQLPAASEALKAQAREIPGCENRVWLGSTLSAGGTMHFFGESEGRIVRGLLAVLLTAVEGKRPEDLIQHDPLALFDELGLRAQLSASRSQGLAALAAAVQDAARQALA
- the csdA gene encoding cysteine desulfurase CsdA, whose amino-acid sequence is MNAFNPSQFRAQFPALADAGIYLDSAATALKPQAVIDATQQFYSLSAGNVHRSQFAQAQQLTARYEAARDQVAALLNAPSGKNIVWTRGTTEAINMVAQCYARPRLQVGDEIIVSEAEHHANLVPWLMVAQQTGARVVKLPLGADHLPDINQLPSLITARSRILALGQMSNVTGGCPDLAQAITLAHAAGMVVMVDGAQGVVHFPANVQRLDIDFYAFSGHKLYGPNGIGALYGKAELLDEMTPWLGGGKMISEVTFDGFTTQPVPYKLEAGTPNVAGVIGLSAALEWLKTLDIAQAESYSRGLATLAEDQLAKRPGFRSFRCQDSSLLAFDFDGVHHGDMVTLLAGYGIALRAGQHCAQPLLAALGVSGTLRASFAPYNTQHDVDALVQAVDRALEILVD
- a CDS encoding YgdI/YgdR family lipoprotein, producing MKKTAAIISACMFTFALSACSGPNYALHTNDGRTIVSEGKPKTDDQTGLISYKDANGNEQQINRTDVKEMVALDK
- the gcvA gene encoding glycine cleavage system transcriptional regulator GcvA, with translation MSKRLPPLNALRVFDAAARHLSFTRAADELFVTQAAVSHQIKSLEDFLGLKLFRRRNRSLLLTEEGQSYFQDIKEIFSQLTEATRKLQARSAKGALTVSLLPSFAIQWMVPRLSDFNSTYPGIDVRIQAVDRQEDKLADDVDVAIFYGRGNWPGMRVEKLYAEYLLPVCSPLLLTGDKALKTPQDLAHHTLLHDASRRDWQTYTRQLGLNLNVQQGPIFSHSSMVLQAAIHGQGIALANNVMAQSEIEAGRLVCPFNDVLVSKNAFYLVCHDSQAELGKIAAFRQWILAKAASEQEKFRFRYEH